The genomic stretch GTAAGGTGCCTTGTATAGATGGAGGGAATTTATGAAGCAAGTAAAAGATCTAAGAGAATATCTTAAAATTCTAGATAGCCTTTCAGAGCTTCAGCAGATAGATGTTGAAGTCGATTGGGACCTAGAGATCGGAGCTATAATTAGACGCGCATATGACCTTCGTTCTCCGGCGCCCCTTTTTAACAAAATTAAAGACATAGAAGATGGCTTCAGGGTGCTTGGCGGCTCTGCCGGGCTTAGCTCGCAGCCGGAGATTAAATTTGGCCGGATTGCAGCTTCCCTTGGCTTTGAACCCAGCGCTGATATAAATGAAATAGTTGGCAAGATCACAGATGCTATAGAAAAAGACGGTATTCCACCTCAGCTAGTAGATAGCGGGGTGTGCCAGGAAAATGTGATACTGGGTGATGACATTGATCTATTTAAATTGCCAACTCCTCACATACATTCAGGTGACGGCGGGCGATATATAAACACCTGGGGCACTGTAATTGTTCAGACCCCTGATAAGTCATGGACAAACTGGTCTATAAACCGAATTATGCTCTTGGATAAAAACCGTATGACTGGTCTTGTGCCTCCTCAGCAGCACCTTGGAATAATTCATCAAAAGTGGACAGATATGGGGGAGCCGACACCATTTGCGCTAGCATTAGGGGCGCCGCCTGCAGTGCCGTTTTTCTCCGGGATGCCGCTTAGAGAAAACGTTAGTGAGATACAAGTTATGGGAGCACTTTACGGCCAAGGGGTCGAAGTTGTTAAGTGTAAAACTGTTGACCTTGAGGTTCCAGCGAATTCTGAAATCATTATTGAGGGCACGATCACCGCAACTGAGCGGGTGCCGGAGGGTCCGATGGGAGAGTTTGCCGGCTATATGGGCGCACACGACACTCCGCAGCCTGTTTACAATGTTACCGCTATTACATATAGAGATAAACCGATTCTTCCGGTTGTATGGGCAGGTGTTCCGGTCGAAGATACCCAGACTTGCTGCGGCACTATGTACTCTGCTGCAATTCTTCATGAACTTAGGGACAATAATTTCCCAGTCTCATCATGCTTTTTACTTTTTGAAAGTGCGGCGCACCTGTTGGTTGTGACCGTTCCAAGGCCGTGCCAATCTATGGAAGACACTCATGATCTTACCCATCAGGCAAAGAACATAATATTTAGAAGTAAGCCTGGTGTAGATATTCCTAAAGTATTATTAGTTGATGATGATATTGATCCCAGTGATGTGGACCAGGTGATGTGGGCGATGGCTACAAGAGTGCATCCGCAAAAGGACGCTCACTACTATTATCATCAAAAAACGCTTCCTCTCCTGCATTACCTAAACGTGGCAGAGAAGAAGGATTTGAGCAGCACAAAGCTGATATTAAACGGTCTGATACCAGGATTTGATAGATGTGATATCTCGGGGTTTGAATATAACGTTCCCAAGGAGCTTCAGGAAAAAGTAATTGGCAATTGGAATAAGTATGGGTATAAGTCCTAGCGAAGATCCTCTGGGCGTTTGGGCATATCAAAAAGATCATTAGGCAAATCGCTATTTATTTCTACAGTTTTGATCTGGAGCGTTTCAGTGTCTGGATTCCCATCTACTATAAACTCAAAAGAAAAAGGAACTACTATATCTGAAAGCTCAATATACTCGCCAATTTTAATAGTTGTATTTACGATATTTTCTTGAATAGTAGTCTTTCCTTTGATCATGAAAGGCAAAAAGGTCTCAGTATCTATATAGTAAGTGTCAAGATTTCCTGTGGTTAAATTGACCTTTAGCACATAAGCATTTCTTTCGTCTACTTTCTGCTCACCTAAAAATTTAATCTTATGGCCCTTTTTCTTATGATCTACCAAGGGACCGTCAAAGTCGCAAGTATCAATCATTTCCTTAGCTCGTTTGCCCGTTAGAATTTGGGCGCTAGTAGTAGTTGTATGATTCATCTGCCACGGGGTCTTGCCATCGTAGGCTTCTACGAAGTACATCCGCCCCGCCTGAAAATCGAGCCTGCACAAATCAGGGCGCTTATATAGAGCAGCAACTCTAAAAGTTGCTTTGCTGGTAAACATATGCCCTCTAACTTTAAGTGTTTCAATCTTCTGCCACGCTTCCCGTCCGCCAATAGCCTTTAGATGATTGTCTAAAATTTGATTTAGACTGATTTCATCGGTTGGCACCGGTTTTGTGCTCTGAGTTTCGTTTTGCGCAACTTCAAACCCCCGGCTCACAATGTTATTGCTTTCATCTAGAGCATTTGAGTTACTATAGCTAATCAATAATATAAGGGCGGGCAATAAAATACTAAACAAAAGTAGTCTCATCTTTGAGCTCCAAATTACTTGATAGAATAAATATAGTAGAACATATGAAATGAATTACAATAACTGCATTCTCTTATAGGTTAGGCATTAGAACTATTTCATTTCTTTTAATTGTTGCTGCATTTTCTCCATATTTTCTTTAGGAAAATCAAAGATAGTCGAATCTATGTCGGTGTTAAATTCAAACTTGCTCACATTAATAACTTCAGGCTCGGGGTTTCCGTGTATTTGAATTACAAGATTGTTAGGCACGACATAGCCATCGATATTTTTATATTGTTTAAAGTCTGTAGTAGTTCTAAGATCACTGCCGTCCATATTGTATAGTCCCACGGTTCTTAGAAGTAAAAAAGTCTTGGCGTCTATATAGAATGTCTCAATGTTACCGGAGTTGTATTTTAGATTGATTTTATATGCATTTTTGCCATCTATTTCCTCTTCACCCAATAGTTTTACTTTATGGCGTTTCTTTTTGTAATCTTTAAGGGAGCTTTCAATACCGCATGTGTCTTTCATATACCTGGTTTTTCCTGAGCTCATGGGAGCTGGCTCTGGATTTCCTGAAAGCGGGTTTATCTGCCATGCGAAATATCCTCCGTAGATCTGTGCCATAGTAGTGCCTTGTACTTTAAATTCGATCCGGCATTTATATGGTCTCTCATGATAGGCAGTGATCGGGATTGTAACACCCTGAGATTTCATTGTACCTTGCATGACCATTGTGTTTAGGTTGTTCCATTTCTCAAGCCCTCCGATTGCTTCATAATATTTAGCAAGCACTTGGTCCAGCTTGAGCGGCTCCTGCGGTTTAGCAGATAATGGCGCTGCAAGACATAAAATTAGAACTAAGATAAAGGATTTGATTCTCATATTTAAATGACTCCAGGCAATAAATATTTGCTAATATGTTATAGGACAATAAGGAAATATCAAAGAAGATATTTTTTATTCATCAGGCTCAGAGTTTAGCCTCTCATAGGCTCTTTCGATATGAATTCTCCAAGGTTCTAGCTCAGGAAAGGAGTTAATAATTTTCTCAATCTCTTTTATTTTTTCTTCGTTGCCCTGATAACTCCAGAGCTTAGCGCCAAGCTCAATTGCAGGAAGGGTGGTGATATCAAACTCTCCGGCGTCTTTTTTATTTTGCTCAATCACAAGCGGTATGAGCGGTAGACTAAGATTGCAGTACTTAAGCACCATATAGTTATAACCGTTTCTAACATTTTCGGTGATCATATTTAAATAGTAATAATATCTGTCAATGTCAGACTGCATTATTTTTTGGTTGGTATCTGGATCAGTCATGAACTGCTTACTCCTTGAAAATATAATACCTTATCCATCAACAGTTATATCCGCATTTCCCCTCGTTGCATTGAGGATCTCGCCTCTTATCATATCTTCTCTAGAAAGAGGAATCTCAACATAAATAGTTACATCTTCAGCATAAAGAACATCTTTTATATTAATAGACTGTTTATCAAGAAAGTTCCTAGTGTTGCTCTCATAATCATATCCAACCTTTATGCTCATCTTGGTTAGCTTTACATACTCTGTTAACTCAAGCTCATCGAGTGCCATTGTAATAGTTCCAGAGTATGCTCTAACCAATCCTCCAGTGCCGAGTCTTGTGCCGCCAAAGTAACGAGTCACAACTGCAGCTACATCTCCAATACCTCTCATTTGCAACACACTTAGAATCGGTTTTCCCGCAGTGCCCCCAATCTCGCCGTCATCATTAAAACCTACCTCAGCCCCGCCGTTTGGGTTGCCGATAACATATGCATAAGTATTGTGAGAGGCGCTGGGGTGCTTGTTTGAAACCTCTTCTATAAAGCCAAGCGCGCTCTGTTTGTCCACAGCATGGGTTATGCTCGCAATGAACCTGCTTCGTTTTATTTCCTGCTCCATGACAATACTCTTTGCCGGGACAAGATAAGTTGAATCCTTGGACATATTAATATTTTTACGGATTTATGATACTTATGCGAATCTGGTAATTGGCGGGTATTTAGTTAATACTTGTTTTAGCGGCCAAAACCAGTTGGAGGAATTAAAATGAAATTCGATGAACTTTTAAACTATCAAATAATTGACCTTGAGTATGAGCTTGAGAACGGGATGCCTGAGTATTTTACGCATAAGCCTGTGTTTGGATACGAAATTGCCCACCGTCACTCTGATACCGATCCCAAACTCCAGGGCGTTCGAACCAGTGCTTGGGGAAGCGTGACCGGAAATGAGCATTCAGGAACTCATGTTGATGCCTTTTGTCATCAGGCCGAGAACGGGGTTATGCACGGGGGATATAAAGTTACACCTGAAACAGAAACCCAGAGCGGATTCACTGTAAACGGTGCAGAGCATTTGCCCATATTCTTTGATCGCGGAGTATTGCTCGATATCGCCGCCTTTAAAGGGGTAGACTGCATCGAGCCAAAATATGAGGTCAGCGTGGAAGATATAGAGCAGTGCTGCCAGGCGCAAAGCACCCAGATTACGCCCGGATGCGTTGTGTTGGTTCACCTAGGACACGGCCGGCACTGGCGAGATGCCGAGCGTTATCTTGATGCCCCAGGGGTAAGCGCCGCTGCTTCACAGATGATGGCTGATTTAAAAGTAAAAGCGGTTGGGGCGGATAATTTCTCCTGGGATGAACCCTCACACTTTGAGACTGATATGAACTGCAATGGCCCCGGGCATATAATACTTTTAGTAAGGGCAGGGATTTATATCTTTGAGAACTTAAACCTATTGCCGCTTGTAGATTCAGGAGAAAC from Thermodesulfobacteriota bacterium encodes the following:
- a CDS encoding UbiD family decarboxylase, with product MKQVKDLREYLKILDSLSELQQIDVEVDWDLEIGAIIRRAYDLRSPAPLFNKIKDIEDGFRVLGGSAGLSSQPEIKFGRIAASLGFEPSADINEIVGKITDAIEKDGIPPQLVDSGVCQENVILGDDIDLFKLPTPHIHSGDGGRYINTWGTVIVQTPDKSWTNWSINRIMLLDKNRMTGLVPPQQHLGIIHQKWTDMGEPTPFALALGAPPAVPFFSGMPLRENVSEIQVMGALYGQGVEVVKCKTVDLEVPANSEIIIEGTITATERVPEGPMGEFAGYMGAHDTPQPVYNVTAITYRDKPILPVVWAGVPVEDTQTCCGTMYSAAILHELRDNNFPVSSCFLLFESAAHLLVVTVPRPCQSMEDTHDLTHQAKNIIFRSKPGVDIPKVLLVDDDIDPSDVDQVMWAMATRVHPQKDAHYYYHQKTLPLLHYLNVAEKKDLSSTKLILNGLIPGFDRCDISGFEYNVPKELQEKVIGNWNKYGYKS
- a CDS encoding outer membrane lipoprotein-sorting protein; translated protein: MRIKSFILVLILCLAAPLSAKPQEPLKLDQVLAKYYEAIGGLEKWNNLNTMVMQGTMKSQGVTIPITAYHERPYKCRIEFKVQGTTMAQIYGGYFAWQINPLSGNPEPAPMSSGKTRYMKDTCGIESSLKDYKKKRHKVKLLGEEEIDGKNAYKINLKYNSGNIETFYIDAKTFLLLRTVGLYNMDGSDLRTTTDFKQYKNIDGYVVPNNLVIQIHGNPEPEVINVSKFEFNTDIDSTIFDFPKENMEKMQQQLKEMK
- a CDS encoding YigZ family protein, coding for MSKDSTYLVPAKSIVMEQEIKRSRFIASITHAVDKQSALGFIEEVSNKHPSASHNTYAYVIGNPNGGAEVGFNDDGEIGGTAGKPILSVLQMRGIGDVAAVVTRYFGGTRLGTGGLVRAYSGTITMALDELELTEYVKLTKMSIKVGYDYESNTRNFLDKQSINIKDVLYAEDVTIYVEIPLSREDMIRGEILNATRGNADITVDG
- a CDS encoding cyclase family protein, with the protein product MKFDELLNYQIIDLEYELENGMPEYFTHKPVFGYEIAHRHSDTDPKLQGVRTSAWGSVTGNEHSGTHVDAFCHQAENGVMHGGYKVTPETETQSGFTVNGAEHLPIFFDRGVLLDIAAFKGVDCIEPKYEVSVEDIEQCCQAQSTQITPGCVVLVHLGHGRHWRDAERYLDAPGVSAAASQMMADLKVKAVGADNFSWDEPSHFETDMNCNGPGHIILLVRAGIYIFENLNLLPLVDSGETEFIFFASPIKLKGATAAPVRPLALINR